The genomic DNA TTCATTAATTATATCACCTAAATTTAGGTAGTAACTCTCTGCAGTTAAAATGCCATAAGGTTTTAAAACACTTAAACAGTCTCTTTTATTAAAGGTTAATGCAGCTTGGTACGCATCGCAACTGGTTTGTGGTAAATTTATTAGTTTAAAGTACGATTGCATAAAACCATCTTCTCCAGGCGAACCATGTATGGCATTAAAAACACAGTCAAAAGTAATTTTAGTTTCGTTTACTAAAACCGAAAAATCGTTTTTATCTATGGCGTATTCTTTATCGTTAGCATCTACATAAACCCATTTGTTTTCAAAAATATGAATACGGTAAGCATTATATTTTTCTTTATTCAATGTATTATAAACCACATTTCCACTTTTTAGTGAAATTTGGTATTCGCTAGAGTAGCCACCCATTATAATGGCGATATTTTTTTTCATCTTAAAATTCCGCGAAAGCGGTAAAACTGTTTAATTATATAAATGTACTTGGGTTTTTATTGTAAATACAATAACTCTATATAAAATTGAGTTTGGTAAAAATATCATTTATTTGTATCAAACAAAAAACCTTTTAGTTTTTATATATTTGTCTCACTATTTTTAAAATAAATTCGTCAATGAGTATTGTTAAATTTTTAACCAGTAAAGTTTTTTTTAAGCAACTAGCTTTAGCTGTAGTCGCTATAGTTGTTTTGTGTTTTATCATACTTAAGTGGTTAAACATATCTACAAATCATGGTAATTTTGAAACGGTTCCAAATTTAAAAGGAAAATCTATAGACGTTGCTAAAATAGAATTAGATGAAAACAATTTGGTAATGGAAATTCAAGACAGTGCTAATTTTAATCCAGATTACCCAAAATACTCTGTAATTGATCAAGATCCCAAACCAGGATCAGACGTTAAAAAGAATAGAAAAATTTACATTACATTAAATCCATCTGGATATAGAAAAATAGCAATACCAAGTTTAGTAGGTAGAACGTTTCGTCAAGCCAAACCAACACTTGAGGCATTAGGATTTAAAATAGGAAAAATAACATATATAGACCACTTAGGAAAAGACGAGGTAAGAAGCATTCGTTATAAAAACCAAAGTGTAAAATCTGGCGAGTTACTCCCTAAAACATCAACGTTAGATTTGGTGTTAGGTAACGGTAATCGCTCATAATAATGGCAGACTACACACCACAATTACCAGATGAAGATACTGGTTTATACGAGCACCACTCTTTTATTGCAGATAAAGGTCAAGCACCTTTACGCATAGATAAATGGTTAATGAATAAAGTTGAAAACGCAACACGAAATAAAATACAAGCCGCAGCAAAAGAAGGCAATATTTACGTTAACGATCAACCAGTAAAATCTAACTATAAAGTAAAACCGTTAGATGTTATTAAAGTACTTTTTGAGCATCCACCATTTGAGAATTTATTAGTTGGAGAAGATTTACCATTAGACATAGTGTACGAAGACGATACATTATTAGTAGTAAACAAACCAGCAGGAATGGTAGTGCATCCAGGACATGGTAACTATTCAGGCACCTTAATAAACGCATTAATATATCACTTCGATAATTTACCAAAAAACTCTAGTGATAGACCAGGATTGGTACATAGAATAGATAAAGACACCAGTGGTTTGCTAGTAGTAGCAAAAACCGAACACGCCATGGCGCACCTCTCAAAACAGTTTAAAGACAAAACCAGCGAGCGAGAATATGTAGCCATTGTTTGGGGAAATATGGAAGAAGACGAAGGTACAATAGAAGGAAATATTGGCCGTCATCCAAAAAACCGACTTCAAAACACGGTCTATATGGATGACGACGCAGACAAAGGAAAACCAGCCGTAACACACTACAAAGTATTAGAGCGCTTAACCTATGTAACCTTAGTATCCTGCAAACTCGAAACAGGTAGAACACACCAAATTCGTGTGCACATGAAACACATTGGGCATACCTTATTTAACGACGAGCGATACGGCGGCGAGCGCATACTAAAAGGCACAACCTTTACCAAATACAAACAATTTGTAGACAATTGCTTTAAAGTATTGCCACGTCAAGCCTTACACGCAAAAACACTAGGATTCGAGCATCCAGAAACAGGCAAAATCATGCAATTTAATACACCAGTTCCAGACGATATGCAAGCCTGTATCGAGAAATGGCGCGGTTATGCTTCACATTTAGAACATTAGGGCGTTACCAAAACAAGCAGAAAAAACTTGTTTTGGTCGCGCTTTACACTATATCTTTTTTTGCCATATATGGCAGCAAAAAAAGGATGCCGTTGCAATCGCTAACGCAAATAAAATAACGATAATAAATTCAAATTTCATTATTAAAAAAAACGATAAGCACCATTTTTTTTAAGCTTATACTATTTGTAATTTAGTGCTATAATAAAAGTACATAATAAATTTAAAATTAAAACCCATAGTAAAAACTAGAGGTTACAACGTATACATATGAAATTAGTTATATCACCAGCAAAGTCATTAGATTTTGAAACCAGTTTGCCAACAACACAAACAACAGAATCTTCATTTTTAAATCAAGCCGAAAAACTAAATAAAGTTTTAAAAAAGAAATCTGCTAAAAGTCTATCTAAGCTTATGCATATAAGCGACAACTTAGGGCAATTAAACTACCAGCGTAATCAAGATTGGCAATTACCATTTAATAAAGACAATGCAAGACAAGCCATTTATGCCTTTAATGGTGATGTTTACAGAGGTTTAGATGCATATACAATACCAGAAAATAAAATAGAAACCTTACAAAACACTGTAAGAATACTATCTGGTTTATATGGCGTTTTAAAACCATTAGATTTAATACAAGCTTACCGTTTAGAAATGGGAACAAAAATGCCAGTTGGAACCAAAAAAAACCTATACGAGTTTTGGAAAAAAGACATAGTTGAAAATTTAAATAATGAACTAGAAGACGATGAGGTGTTTGTAAACTTAGCCAGTAAAGAATACTTTAAAGCCATAGATACAAAAGCATTAAAAGTACCAGTAACCAATATAGAATTTAAAGAATTTAAAGACGGTAAATATAAAATTATAGCCATTTATGCCAAAGTAGCAAGAGGTTTAATGGCAAGATATATTGTAGATACAAATGCAAAAACAATAGAAGATTTAAAAGGCTTTACAGTAGAAGGTTACGGTTTAAGTGACGAGTTGTCAAGCGAACACAATTTAGTCTTTACAAGGTAATTAAGGTTTAATTTTTTTATCGATTTCTATTTTAGTTTCAGGACGAACACGTTTTTTAATTTTAGGTCTGCGAGCACCAAAAGTACCACGACTAATTTTACCACGTTTCGATTTTTTATCTCCTTTTCCCATAGTTTTTGCTTTTTATAAAGGTAATAAATTAATTAGGGATTTGTTTTATTATCTTTAGACTTTAAACTTAATTTAACTAATGGCATACTACCTTATTGTTGCGTTTCAAGCGTTTTGTATATATCATCTTATTAAAAACCGTAACGATTATTACTGGATTTTTCTTATTATATTTTTACCATTAATAGGTTGTATAATTTACTTGGTAACCCAGGTTTATAACAAGCGAGATGCTAATAAAATTCAAGAAAACATTACTAATATTTTAGTGCCAACAAAACGGGTAAACGATTTAAAAAAACAATTAGAATTTTCAGATACATACCAAAATAAAGTCAATTTAGCCGATGCTTATTTCGAGATGAATGATTTTGAAAATGCTATAAAATATTATGAAGATGCTATAAAAGACGAAAGCCAAAACAATTATTTTTTAAAAGCCCAATTAGTTAAAGCAAATTATCATGCTAAAAATTATAAACAAGCAGTCGCTTACGCAAACGCTATAAAAAAAGACGCACAATTTAAAAAATCTAAAACTCAATTTACATACGGCTTAGCTTTAGAGCAATTGGGAGAAGTTAATGCTGCAGAGCAGCAACTAAAAGCAATAGATGTTCGTTACGATAATTACAACGAGCGCCTAGTATTGGCAAAGTTTTTAATTAATAGAAATAAAACAAACGAGGCAAAAGTGTTACTAGAAGAGATTTCAGACGAAGCAAAACACATGACAAAGCCTAACAAGCAAAAATTTAGAAGCACAGTTGCAGAGGTAGAGAAGTTGCTTAAAAACATGTAATTTTCCTATTGTCTCTGCTTAAATAATATGTTTAAACATAAACATCCATATAAACCATTTATAAAGCACGATACTACAAAATTAATAGTTGGTACTTTGCCACCGCCAAGATTTTCAACAGGCGAATTGTTAGATAAAGATGTTGACTTTTGTTATGGTAGTTACTATAATTCGCTATGGTTATTTATAGATAAAATTCATAATCTTAATTTGCTCTATAATAATTCACAAAAAGCAGTAGAACAGCGTAAAGCTTTTTTAATAGCTAATAAAATAGGTGTTTGTGATATTGTAGAAAGTGCCGAGAGAGATAAAATTAATGCTTCAGATTTAGGAATGAAAAACATTGTGCTTCGTGATATAGTATCGTATTTAAAACAATATCCTAAAATTGATACGCTTTTATTTACAGGAGGAAACTCTAAAAATGGTCCAGAATATTTTTTTAGAAAACATATAAAAACATACAACTTAAAATTAGAATTAATTTCAAAAGAAACGCCTAAAATGCATCAATTTGTATTGGCAGAACCTAAAAAGAAATTAAAAAAGAAACGTATAATTAAAACCATATCTCTAACTTCTGCATCTGGAGCAGCAAATATATCAATAGGTAGCAACCCTTTGTATAAACAGTTAAAATCTAAAAATCCAGACTTTTCAACTTTCGATTTTCGCGTCATGCAATATCGTGAGTTTCTATAATCACCAACTGCAATATCATTTATTTTCTACAATTTTTTTAATTCGAGAGTTTATTATTTCAGATAGGTTCCAATTATATAATTCTGCATCGGTTGTGCTGTAAAAAGCAACTATAACAGCATCAATATCTTCATAGTAGTTTGCAAAACTTTGGTAACCTGGAACCCAACCAGAATGTTTATATTTATAAATAGATGTATAAATTTCTTTTTCGCCAGGTTTAAAAACAGAGCCGTTATTTAATGCTCTTAAAAAAATACCAACATCTTCTGCAGTGGCAAGCATGCCATATTCATCTGCTCTTAAGTTATGAGGATAACCAACGTGATAACCACTCATAACACTATTTATATTTACTTCTTCTAACGATTTAAAAGTGTTTTTAAGGTTTAGAGGTTTTAAAATTTCTTTTTGAATAAAAACAAATTTATCGTAGCCCAAAACGTTATTCATTATTTCGTTTAATAATAGATAGTTAGTGTTACAATATTCGTAATCTTCACCAGGCTCAAAATTGGCAGGTTTATCTATAATTAAATCAAGACTTTCTTTAAACGTTTTAGTTGGGTTTGCCCAAAAATTTGGAGCATCAGAGTAATTAGGGATGCCGCTTTTATGTTGTATCATGTGTTTTAAAGTAATTTTTTCGGCATTTTCAATTCTACCAATAAGTTCGGGTAGATAATCGGCTAATGTTTTATTTAGAGAAAGCTTACCTTCACTTACTAATTTTGTAGCCGTTACAGCATCGTACAATTTACCAATACTTGCAATTTTAAATAGAGCTTTTGGTTTAGCAGGTGTTTTAGTTTCTTTATTATGCCAGCCAGATGCTAAAAATTGAGGGTTTTTATCTGTTTGGTCTATATATACAATCATGCCATCAAAGCCATGATTAATAGCTTGATCCATTTGTTTTTTTACGGTATTTGGTAAAGGCAATATCCAAGCTTTTACTAATAACCATGGCACAAAAAATAGCGAAGTTACTGTGCCTACTAATAAAACAATTCTAAAAATAATGGTTTTTTGTTTACTCATAATGTTTACAAAACTCGTATAATTATTTAATAATTAAAATATTAAGGTTCTAAACTGTTGTAAATTGTAGATGAAATGTTTTTAGAATTTATAAAATCACGTTCAAAAACACAAACATTTCCCAATTATAGGCTTAACCTATAAATAAGCACTACCTTTGCTTTTCAATTAAAAAGAGGTAGCCTGATAATAGAGTTTATCTCACAAACTTTATTTATGTCATTTAAACAATTAGGCTTGTCTGAGCCTTTATTAAAAGCTATTAGCAAAAAAGGATACGAAAATCCATCACCAATACAAGCCAAAGCAATACCTCCAGTTTTAGACGGATACGATGTTTTAGCATCTGCTCAAACAGGAACAGGAAAAACAGCTGGCTTTACTTTGCCATTATTGCATATTCTTAGTGAAAATCCAAAAGAAAAATTTAGGCCTATTCGTGCTTTGGTATTAACACCAACAAGAGAATTAGCAGCACAAGTTTATGCTAATGTAAAAGAATATAGTGAGTTTTTAAATTTACGAAGCGTTGTAATTTTTGGAGGTGTAAACCAAAAACCACAAGTTGCAAATATTAGAAAAGGAGTAGATGTTTTAGTTGCTACTCCAGGTCGTTTAATAGATTTAAACAATCAAGGTTTATTGTCTTTAAAACGTGTAGAAATTTTTGTTTTAGATGAGGCAGACCGTATGTTAGATATGGGTTTTTTACGCGATATAGAACGTGTAATGAAATTGATGCCAGATAAAAGACAAAATTTAATGTTTTCGGCAACATTTTCTAAAGACATTAAAAAACTAGCATTTAATATATTAAAAAACCCAGTACAAGTTGAAGCAACACCAGAGAATACAGCTGTTGAAGCAATTTCTCAAAAAGTATATCGTGTAGCAAAAGGTTTAAAAACAGGATTAGTAATTAAACTAATTAGTGATGGTAATTGGAAACAAGTTTTAGTTTTTACTCGAACTAAACATGGAGCAAATAAGTTAACTAAAAAAATGATTAGCTCTGGAATTACAGCCGCAGCTATACATGGTAATAAAAGTCAAGGAGCAAGAACAAAAGCTCTAAAAGGTTTTAAAGACGGAACTATTAGAGTAATGGTTGCAACAGATATTGCTGCTCGTGGTTTAGACATACCACTATTACCGCACGTTATTAACTTCGAGATTCCAAATATTTCTGAAGATTACGTACACAGAATAGGTAGAACAGGTAGAGCAGGAGCAAAAGGAGAAGCTATTTCTTTAGTAAGTGCAGACGAAACTCAATATTTAAGAGATATTGAAAAACTAATAGGAGAAAAACTTAAAGTTGAAATTCTTGAAGGTTTTGAACCAGATCCAAATGCTTCTACAGCACCAATAAAACCTGGTCAAAATAGACAAAAGAGAAATCCTAATAAGGCAAAATCTCAAGGCTCTAATTCTGGAAAGCGAAATGCTAAAAGTAGCGGAAATAGTTCTGGTAATGGTGGAAGAAACCGTAACCGAAATAAAAACAAAAGCCGAAATAGCGATAGACGCTCAAACACCTCTAGAAGTTAAGTTTAAATAGTAATATGTATTTTTGTATTTAAAGGCTAAAGATATTATGACCGAAGCTCTAAGAAACAAAATTATTGAAATTTGCGATAAAAAAATTGCTCAAAAAGGTGATACCGTAGGTTTGTCTTTTTATGCCTTTTTTAAAAATAGAAATGATAATCCAAAGTTGTTAATGGAGGCTGCAACATGGTGGATAGAAACCCACCAACTAGATCATTTTGAGAAAGCAACAAAAATAAAAAAAATGTTATCTTAATATGTCTCAACCTAATAACCCTCTACATGGTATTAAATTAGAACAAATTGTAACAGAATTGCAAGCGCATTATGGCTGGGAATATTTAGGCTATAATATAAATATTCGTTGTTTTAATGATAATCCATCTGTAAAATCAAGTTTGAAATTTTTACGTCGCACACCTTGGGCACGAAAAAAAGTTGAGGATTTTTATTTAGAATATTTAAAAAAGAATTCTTAAATAATTATCCGTTTTCGTTTAACGGTCTTGTGTATGATTTCGTTGCGTGTTTCAGCAACTAATTTAGCAAATACAAACCGAATAGAAAATCCGCGAGGATTTTCGTAAGTAGGCGAGCACTAGCAATAAAATATATGCATTGTTGTACGTAGTTTTTTATTTTAATATATAAGCTAATATAATTGCAATCGAAATGTAAAATATCATTCCAAATATTCTCATTTCAGACGCTTGTTTAATTTTACGTTCAAATCCGAATTTTTTAAATCGTTCTATTTCAGATTCATTAAAGTCAGTGTTTTTCCATCTGTTGAGTTTAGCAAAACCAATAGGAATGAAAAAGAAACTCAAAGCTTCTGAATTAGTCAAGGACGCATTTTTACGCTTTTCGGTATTTTCTTTTTCAAGGCTCATTTATAATTCATTCAGCATTTATGTATTCGTAAAGTCCAAGTAATTCAGTTGAACTTATTGATTCAGACCATTGTATTCTATGATAGTCAATTCCTAATTCGCTGAATTTTGAACTGTCAATTTGTTTATTATTCAACGTCATCCAATTCCAGAGTAGAGTAGAATCCATTTTTGCTAATGCTGGTCCAGTCATATTTTTATTCAGTTTGTGACAAGCAGCACAATTTGCGTTAAAAATCTGTTTTCCAATTCGTCCGTTTTCAGTCAATTCAGGCGAAACAGTTCCACAAAAGAATTCTGGTGTTTCAGTTCCGCATCCCAAATTTGTAGGCTTGTTAAAACTATATAAAACGTAAGAAATTCCGATTGTCAAAATCAAAAATCCGCTTGAAATTATCAAAATCCGATTTGTCAATTTTTTCATAGAATTTCCTTTGGTTTACGGTTAGCCAAAATTACGTACAATAGCTTATGATATCAAACCGTTTTAATGTTTAATATCATGTGTTAAACGAAGTTAGACTAAAAAAATAAGATTGTCAAGTAATTGCCAGAAGTTTAATTAATTAGCCTTAAAGCTTCTTTTTTGCTTAAATTACTTAAAGCGGTTTCTTTTGTGAAATTTAAAACTCATTCTGGATTTGTACGACTGTATTCTCTTAAAATCCAACCAATAGCTTTATTTATAAAAAAAGTTTTAGAGCCTAGTAATTGCGATATGGTATAAGCCATTAATTCAGGATTTAAATCTTTTTTATATTTTAATTGAAATAATAATGCTGAGCGTTGTAGCCACATATTATTAGATTTAAGCCATTTATCTATGTATTGCTTTTGTAACTCTGGATATACTTTAAAATAATTGCCTATTAATTTTACGGCAATAAAGTCTACAGTATCCCACCAAGATTTATTGCTTACCATAAACTCATATAATTCAATATCCTTTTCTTGAATATTTTTCAAATATTTAAAAGTTAATTCTTGGCCAAAATATTGAAATTCACGCTGCGGTTTACTCCAAAGTGTTTTAACAATGGTTTCTAAATTTTCTTGTTTAGGTAAGTACGCTTTAACTAAAAAGGGCTTTTGTATGCGTCTTCTGTTTTCGGTTTTAATACCAAATGTTTTAAATTGGTTACGCATATAAGCTTCTTGCTTTATAGCTAATTCTAAATTTGAGTTCTTTTCAAATTCAGTCTCTAAAACCGAAATGAAATCTAGCATAAGTTACTTTTTAAATGGTATTAATTTGTTTTAAACCTTCATACACAACAATACTAACAGCATTTGCTAAATTTAAACTGCGAATGTGTTCGCTGTAAAGTGGTATTTTAAACAACTTATCTTGGTGTTTAGATGTTAATGATTTTGGTAAGCCTTTTGATTCTTTTCCAAAGACTAAAAATAAATCGTCTTCAAATTTAATATCCCAATGTTGTTTTGTGCCATGACTAGAAAGAAAAACCATTTTTTTAGTTTTATTTTTTTCTAAAAAGTCTTCTATATTATCATAATAATGAAGGTTTAAATGTTGCCAATAATCTAAACCAGCACGTTTTAATCGGGTATCGGTAATTTCGAAACCAAAAGGTTTTACTAAATGTAAAGTTGAACCAGAGCCTAAAGCAAGTCTGCCAATATTTCCAGTGTTATTAGGTATTTCGGGTTCTATTAATACTATGTTTAAAGCCATATAATGTATAAAAAGTAAAGCCTAAACTTAAATTAAGCTTAGGCTTCACAAAATAATAATTTAAAATAAATTATTTCTTTTTTTGTTGATCTTTGATAGTTGACTCGTCAATATCAAATTTATTAGTCTCTACATTTGTGTTCCCAGTTGGGTTTGTAGGATTTGTTTGTGTTTTTGTAGTTTTAAATTTTCTTTTATCTGCTATAGTTCCCATAATTTTTTTTAGTTTTTAGATTTACTCTAAGTTATTAAAATAAAGCTATTTAACTATTAAAACTATTATAAGATTTTGTTGCAGAAACGTTAAAACTAGCTAATTATGTGTGTGTTTTTACGCTCTGTTTCACCACCTAAATTAGTAGGTTTTTTTGGATCTGGTCCATATTCGTTTGGTCCCACATCGCCTTCTGTAGCAAACAAAATAATTAACCAAATTCCTCCAATTAAAGGTATTAATGATATTAAATAATACCAACCACTTTTACCTGTATCGTGCAGTCTTCTTACCGCTACAGCTAAGCTAGGTATTACTACAGCTAAAGCATATATAAAATAAATAGCCATAAAAGCTGGAGCATCTAAAGAAGTTGCTAATACGCCACTTACTATAGCTAGTGCCATAATTATTAAAAAATTAAATAATGTAAACATCCAATATTCTTGACGTCTTGCTCTGCCTTCAAAATTTGCGTAATTATCTCTTACGACTTTTAAATACCATTCCATAAATTAAGGTTGTTAGTTGATTAATAATGTACCAATATAACTATTAATTTATAATAGATTTTATAAAATCGTCAATTTTCGATAAACCACTTTTTGTGAGATTTTTTATAAATGCTGAACCTATTATTGCACCTTTAGCATGTTGTGTAGCTTGAGAAAAGGTTTCATTATCTGAAATACCAAAACCAATAATTTGAGGGTTTTTTAGGTTCATTTTTGCAATACGTTTAAAGTATTTGGTTTGCTCGTCTCCAAAACCAGAATTACTTCCAGTAACACTTGCACTACTTACCATATATATAAATCCATTTGAAATAGAGTCTATAAAATTAATTCGCTTTTCGCTTGTTTGTGGTGTTATTAAAAACACATTTATTAGACCGTATTTTTCAAATACTGTTTTATATTTTTCGTTATAAACATCTACAGGCAAGTCTGGAATAATTAACCCATCTATACCAACATCTTGACATTTTTTACAAAATGCTTCTACACCATATTGTAGCATTGGGTTGAAATATCCCATAATTATTAATGGTATGGATACTGTTTTTCTAATATCTTTTAATTGTTTAAAAAGTACATTAGTAGTCATACCATTTTTAAGTGCTTGCGTTGAACTGGCTTGTATTGTTGGTCCATCGGCTAAAGGATCGCTAAATGGTAATCCTATTTCTATCATGTCTACACCGTTTTTTTCTAAGTTTTCTATTATTGTAACGGTGTTATTTAAGTTGGGATAACCTGCAGTAAAATATATTGAAAGAAGCTTTTTGTCTTCGTTTAATTTTTTATTAATTCTGTTCATGTTTTTTTCTATTTAATAGTGTTAATCGCGTTAAGGATTGAGGCTTTGTTGGAGCGCCTTGCAAAGCGCGACTGCCGAAAGCCTGACCCTTGTGGTAACGCCATAAAAATTAAATTTTAAAATAGTCTATGTAGTTTTGTAAGTCTTTGTCACCACGTCCAGATAAATTAATTACTACAATATCGTCCTCTTTAAATGTTTTTTTATTTAAAACGGCAAAGGCATGAGAGCTTTCTATGGCAGGAATAATACCTTCTAATTTGCATAATTCTAAGCCAGATGTCATAGCTTCATTATCTGTGACCGAGATAAATTCTGCTCTTCCAGATTTATATAAATGCGCATGCATTGGTCCAACACCAGGATAATCTAATCCTGCTGAGATTGAATATGGCTCGATAATTTGCCCGTCATTGGTTTGCATTAACAATGTTTTACTACCGTGAATAATACCTTCTTTACCAAGTGCTGAAGTTGCAGCGCTTTCACCAGAATGTACACCTTTACCAGCAGCTTCAACAGCTATTAAATTTACATTAGTATCTTCTAAATAATGATAGTATGATCCAGCAGCGTTACTACCGCCACCAACACAAGCAATAACATAATTTGGTGTTGTTTTGCCTTCTTTTTCTTTTAATTGCCATTGTATCTCTTCTGATACTACTGCTTGAAAACGAGCAACCATATCTGGATATGGGTGCGGACCAACAACGCTACCAATAATATAATGTGTATCTACAGGATTATTAATCCAATCTCTTATCGCTTCGTTTGTTGCGTCCTTTAATGTTTTACTTCCTGAAGTAGCAGGTATTACTGTTGCACCTAACATTTTCATTCTTGCAACATTTGGAGCTTGACGTGCAATATCTATTTCTCCCATGTAAACAATACACTCTAAGCCCATAAGCGCGCAAACAGTGGCAGTTGCAACACCATGCTGTCCTGCTCCAGTTTCTGCAATTATGCGTTTTTTACCTAAACGTTGCGCCATTAAAATCTGTCCGATTGTATTGTTTACTTTATGTGCACCAGTGTGGTTTAAATCTTCTCGTTTTAAATAGATTTTAGTTTTGTATTTATCGCTTAATCTTTTTGCAAAATACAATGGTGATGGACGCCCAACGTAATCTTTTAGTAATTGATCAAATTCCTTTTTAAATAATGGTTCTGCCATTACTTTTAGGTAGTTTTGGCGTAACTCTTCAACGTTAGGATAAAGCATTTCTGGAATGTATGCACCACCAAATTCACCGTAATATCCTTTGTCGTCAATATTATAGGTCATAATTTATCTTAAGTAATTAGTGTCTATTAGTTTTTGTTGAAATGTTTTAAGTTTTGTAGTATTTTTTAAACCGGCAGCTGTTTCAAATTTGCTGTTTAAATCGATAGCTGCACAAAATTCGGATTCTGGTCTTTTTAAAAACAGAAGTAAAGCGTCCATTTCTTTTGGCCCAATACCACCACTTAAAAAATATGGTTTTATTGATGGGTATTTTTTTAGAACGTTCCAATTAAAAGTGTATCCATTTCCGCCTGGCTCTTTGCCTTTAGTATCAAATAAATAATAATCGCAAACGTCTTCAAAAGGCTCTAAAACTTTAAAATTAAATTGGTTTTTTATAGAAAACACCTTAATTACAATTATGTCTAAATCTTTTAAGCTTTTACATAGTTCTGGTGTCTCATCACCATGAAGTTGTACACCTTGTAAATCGTGTTTTTCTATTTTACCACGAATAAAATCGAAAGTAGCATTAACAAAAACGCCTATTTTTTTTATGCTTTCTGGGAGCTCTGGAATTGTGGTGTTAAAATATCTTGGTGATTTCTCATAAAAAATGAAACCCATATAACCTGGGTTTAACTCTGCAACATCTAAAATGTTGTTTTCATTTTTCATACCGCATATTTTTAGTTTCATACTTTTATAAGTTTATTTGTTTTATAAATTGTTTTGCACTTTCGCCTGCGTTATTAGTTTTCATAAAGTTTTCTCCTATTAAAAAACCTTTGTAACCAAATGGTTGTAAGCTTTTTATGGCTTCAACACTGCTAATGCCACTTTCTGATACTTTAATAAATTCATTTGGTATAAGCTGACTTAATTGCTT from Lacinutrix sp. 5H-3-7-4 includes the following:
- a CDS encoding VF530 family DNA-binding protein, whose protein sequence is MSQPNNPLHGIKLEQIVTELQAHYGWEYLGYNINIRCFNDNPSVKSSLKFLRRTPWARKKVEDFYLEYLKKNS
- a CDS encoding DNA alkylation repair protein, whose protein sequence is MLDFISVLETEFEKNSNLELAIKQEAYMRNQFKTFGIKTENRRRIQKPFLVKAYLPKQENLETIVKTLWSKPQREFQYFGQELTFKYLKNIQEKDIELYEFMVSNKSWWDTVDFIAVKLIGNYFKVYPELQKQYIDKWLKSNNMWLQRSALLFQLKYKKDLNPELMAYTISQLLGSKTFFINKAIGWILREYSRTNPE
- a CDS encoding DUF805 domain-containing protein; protein product: MEWYLKVVRDNYANFEGRARRQEYWMFTLFNFLIIMALAIVSGVLATSLDAPAFMAIYFIYALAVVIPSLAVAVRRLHDTGKSGWYYLISLIPLIGGIWLIILFATEGDVGPNEYGPDPKKPTNLGGETERKNTHIIS
- the trpA gene encoding tryptophan synthase subunit alpha codes for the protein MNRINKKLNEDKKLLSIYFTAGYPNLNNTVTIIENLEKNGVDMIEIGLPFSDPLADGPTIQASSTQALKNGMTTNVLFKQLKDIRKTVSIPLIIMGYFNPMLQYGVEAFCKKCQDVGIDGLIIPDLPVDVYNEKYKTVFEKYGLINVFLITPQTSEKRINFIDSISNGFIYMVSSASVTGSNSGFGDEQTKYFKRIAKMNLKNPQIIGFGISDNETFSQATQHAKGAIIGSAFIKNLTKSGLSKIDDFIKSIIN
- a CDS encoding cytochrome c family protein: MGCGTETPEFFCGTVSPELTENGRIGKQIFNANCAACHKLNKNMTGPALAKMDSTLLWNWMTLNNKQIDSSKFSELGIDYHRIQWSESISSTELLGLYEYINAE
- a CDS encoding tRNA (cytidine(34)-2'-O)-methyltransferase, which produces MALNIVLIEPEIPNNTGNIGRLALGSGSTLHLVKPFGFEITDTRLKRAGLDYWQHLNLHYYDNIEDFLEKNKTKKMVFLSSHGTKQHWDIKFEDDLFLVFGKESKGLPKSLTSKHQDKLFKIPLYSEHIRSLNLANAVSIVVYEGLKQINTI
- the trpB gene encoding tryptophan synthase subunit beta, giving the protein MTYNIDDKGYYGEFGGAYIPEMLYPNVEELRQNYLKVMAEPLFKKEFDQLLKDYVGRPSPLYFAKRLSDKYKTKIYLKREDLNHTGAHKVNNTIGQILMAQRLGKKRIIAETGAGQHGVATATVCALMGLECIVYMGEIDIARQAPNVARMKMLGATVIPATSGSKTLKDATNEAIRDWINNPVDTHYIIGSVVGPHPYPDMVARFQAVVSEEIQWQLKEKEGKTTPNYVIACVGGGSNAAGSYYHYLEDTNVNLIAVEAAGKGVHSGESAATSALGKEGIIHGSKTLLMQTNDGQIIEPYSISAGLDYPGVGPMHAHLYKSGRAEFISVTDNEAMTSGLELCKLEGIIPAIESSHAFAVLNKKTFKEDDIVVINLSGRGDKDLQNYIDYFKI
- a CDS encoding phosphoribosylanthranilate isomerase yields the protein MKLKICGMKNENNILDVAELNPGYMGFIFYEKSPRYFNTTIPELPESIKKIGVFVNATFDFIRGKIEKHDLQGVQLHGDETPELCKSLKDLDIIVIKVFSIKNQFNFKVLEPFEDVCDYYLFDTKGKEPGGNGYTFNWNVLKKYPSIKPYFLSGGIGPKEMDALLLFLKRPESEFCAAIDLNSKFETAAGLKNTTKLKTFQQKLIDTNYLR